TTTTACAGCTGAATGCGCAGAGTAGACGGCCCACACGGGACATGACATCGGAGTCACTCCTCCACTCGAGAGATAACTCTGAGGAGGAGTTCTGCATAGACGACAGTTGCGAGGGGAAAAGCAAACGGCCGAAGACCAGCGCCAACGGTAAGGGGAAAAACCAATCGGATGGCCGCCAGACTCAGAGAAACGCCGCCAACGCCAGGGAGAGGTCGCGAATGAGAGTGCTGAGCAAAGCCTTCTCGAGGCTGAAGACGACTTTGCCATGGGTACCGGCAGACACCAAGCTCTCCAAACTGGACACGCTGCGACTTGCATCCAGCTACATTTCTCATCTGAGGCAGCTCTTGCAGGAGGACCGTTATGAGAACAGTTTTGTGCATCCGGTAAATTTGGTATGAGACCAAAATGATTTCAACGACGAAAAGTCTCTGCAACAGTCCCGTGTTGTATGTTAGTGTTTAAACAGATCTCTGCTATGTGAAATATGATAGAACCACAGTAGTTGAATTTGCCATGGACTTGGCGTGTGTAGACTGAATGTATAGCCACCTGTTGTGCATGGTAACTAATATTCAGCAGGCCATGCTCCATTCTTTTGGATGGCATTATATCCATATCATAATGAATTGTTATGCCAGGAAAACTCAAACAAGCCACAGTCTGTGCTGCATGCCTCCTTAAGACCAGACTTGGACAACTCTCAACTTTTTCTCACAAGTTGTTTTCTGGTGTTCTGCATACCATGCATTTCTTTTACAGACTCTAGCAAATCACCCTCAATCCCCTTTTTGTTTTGTACTCTCTCTGTCCACAGACGTGGCCCTTCATGGTCTCAGGCAGACCAGAGGACAGCAAGGAGATCGCCACCGCTGCCAGATTGTGTGGGGCTACTGCATGAGTGATGCCTGTTGGAGACATGCTGGACTTAGTCTTCCCACAGTCGTATTTATCACCTTCGGTCAATACCACCAATGGCTGCGTTTCTTGAACTCAGTCTCAGTTTACAAACTCTTTGCTTTGAAATCTCAAATGTTTTGTACGAAATCTAGCATAGGAATTTGTTACTGTGACTATTTATACTTAATGTTTCCATATGACGACAGGTTCTCTAGATCTGCCAGAGGTTGGACTGCATTTTTACGGACactatttcttttgtttttacagtatatacatacatgtttttacagtatgtgttcatccCCCAATTGGCAATTCATTCTACTACACTGTCATCACAATGCGAGTCAAGTAATCTCAAGCAATATATTTTGAAAAGTTTGTTGATCATGTTAATGCCATGATATGTGGTACATATGCTGTAGCCTCTTCCAGTTGACCCACTGTGTGATCTTTTCTGAATACTGACACTTTTAAATTAGTATACATTAGAGTTTTGCAATATTTTGTGTGGCACTGTCAATATCTTTCTTCCTAACTCTTCAGTCACATTAAAATCTTagccacactctcacacactgctAATTCTGTAGGGCAACAGCTATTTGCATATCTTCCATGTGGCCCAGAGATATACTCTGAGGTCTCATTGTGGTGCAGGGCACTGTACAGAAACAGTGCTTCAATGCACTTGCATTCATTATGTCAATGTGAAGGATTCAGGTCGTTAGTTTCATTAAGCTGTTTCTCACTGATAAGTGTGTTAAAATATTAGTATTACTGTGGAGGCCCATTTATAACTTATGAAAGTTTTACTCAGTATTTCTGTGGTTTGAGTGTGGGTTCTCTACACTAAAGCTCTGATGATAAACTGCAAAAGTGCTTGTCAGTGAACTGCCGTCCCGTGTTGTGGTGTACagaatgtctgtttttttgctGTTAAAAATGACATTATATTTGTAGGTCCATGAGAATGTTATTTGGAAATTGTAATAATTTGTATGCATGAAAAGTTGGAACATAAAGTATACAGACAGCATGCAGTCTATTTATTTCCAATTGGCAGGCAGATTTAATTTATTATAGCACAGAGCAAACAGATACAGGCAGCAGTTTAATATTCAATACTTTATCACAGGTTTGCAATCTATCATTAATTGTTTTTCAGTAACAATTTACAGCTACAGTTGTGTTCTTATTGTGATTTTAATGAAAGATATgcatttaatgcattttcactgATTGTAAAAGCTTCCGGGAAGTGTTGCCATGGCTTGGGTACAATGTAATTAATGCTGAATAAGTACTTAAAGAATGTCGCTACTATACACAGTATACATTTATATTGCATGCTTTTACTGTGTTAAGTAATCTGAAGCAAAGTTACAGCTTTGGTCTGATTAGAGTTTGCCATGTGCAATAACATAGAGTACATTCACATAAGAAGAAACAGCATTATTTCCTATGTGCTAAAGCACCCTGTTACTAGGACACCTAATACAGAGTGGGGCCTTCTTTTAATCAACATGACAGCTTTAAAAGGTATAGCTCTGGCCTATTATCCTCCAGCTACATaagttcctcctcttcctcatggaGAATGTGTGCGTTACTGAGACAGTGTAATAGTTCCTCTCCTTCATTAAGAAGGTTCCGCCATTATGAAGGAGGATTAGTTGAAGTTCAATGGTATTAGCTCTGCCTCATTACCCTCATCAAACCAAATGACTCCAGGTGTAATGAGGAGAAAGGTCCTTCAGTCCCCGGAGCTGccagctcacacacgcacagacacacttggCTGCTCGGTTGTGTTTTATCGCCATCCTCTCATCCATCCACATTTGAGTGCATGCCtgcatctgtctatctatctatctctctatctatctatctatctatctatctatttatctatctgtgtacagtacatcttttattcttttttgaTGTCTAATGCATATGGATCTCTACTCCATGTTATGAAAATCCCTTTCTTCTCTGAAGCCTGCGCCTCTTCTTACTTTTCCCATCCCACGTCTGATCTTCccattagtaggctatataaaacAGTCGGATAAGATCTTTGTCAGCCCTTCTTTTAGACTAAACACGTCGTCTGGTGAAATCCTTTTATGTCCACCTGAGTGTCAGTGAAGACCCCCAGAAGAAAGCGCTTCATCAACATATAACAGAGCCCTaaataaactctttttttttggtattcCCCCACTTACGAGTCTGAAAGTTGGTTTTGGAATGCTCTGCagaacactgataattaaaccCTGAAGAGGGTGACTTTTCATCACATTTCTGGTGGAGCGCAGCTGTCGAGGAGTTCGCTTTTTCCCAGAACACTGAATTGGTCTCCTGGGGCAGCCGCCGCCGAGATGAAGCACTTTGGCGGACAGAAGGCAATCAGCTCTCGCATTTTCCCCACCGCCGGGGTTCTCAATGGGAAGGGATTAATACAGAGATTTGCTAGAAAATTACGCCTAATAACGTGGTCATCTATTACATTGTGACTTTTCACCTTTTTTTTGTGAATTGCTTCATTGTTTTACTGAGAAACTGAAACATTGTTTTGTGTCATtactcacaaaacacactcttATTTTGTAGTGATAGGACATGCTATGCTCTGTTCTGACATGGTGTCATATTTTCCAAATTTCTGTCATACACAATCATCAAAGTGAGATGAATCCACTCATGAAGAGTAGGCCCAGTGAATGAGACTGAACAGTACCATCTAGTGGTTGTAAAGGTACATGCATATTGTGTATACTTCAAAAGTGCAGCAACCCTGCAGTAACATTTGGTGGCATTTTGACACCACTTAAAGtagaaaataaaatcattctAATTATATACACAAAACAGTGAACTTTTAAAAATAAACCAGTGGTTTTGAGAAATGGGTTAAAACAATCATAAAAATAACATGGTagtttgtgtactgtacatgtacagtatgtttggtaTACTACGTTGATCAATAACAGCCTAAAACATTAAAATAAGTAATGTAACTATTCTTATTTGTGCATACACGTTGCCTCCATTGTGCGTGGTCCCTGGATCTGATGCTGCTCACTCCCTGTGTCTCATGGAGTGACTTTGAGTTCACTAATCAACCAGCAGAGGTCAAGAGTGTTCTATTTGAGAAAAATAATTTCTTTCACACTACATGTATTTCCCCAAGATGACTAGCTCGTCTTGTCTGACTGACATCAATGTCCCAGATTTGATTGTATCCATTTGTCTCTTGGATAATTCTTGTAAATGATGAAAAGTTGTTTTAGAGAGGCTGAAATGTTaccgtcccacacacacacacaccaccctccctctgtatatttgtttgttgtgtgtgtgtgtgtgtgtgtgtgtgtgtgtgtgtgtgtgtgtgtgtgtgtatgtgtgtgtgtgtgtgtgtgtgtgtctgtgtgtctctgtgtctatgtgtgcatgtgtgtgtgtgtgtgtgtgtgtgtgtgtgtgtgtgtgtgtgtgtgtgtgtgtgtgtatgcgtgtatgcgtgtgtgtgtgtgtgtgtgtgtgtgtgtgtgtgtgtgtgtgtgtgtgtgtgtgcattttcatATGTGAGTATGTTTTGTCTTGAGTGCCAAAAAGCATACTCCACATTATCCCTGACTTAATTAAATTCTTGACATTCTTGATGTGTTTGCGGTCTCCTTTATTCAGGTGGAACACATTTCCATGAACATCGGGGTTGTGTGCTGGAGCATGAACCCACCCAGGCCTTCTCGGACTTTTTGTGGACCAAAACATATTTCGACCAAGAAATTTCCATGAACAGGAAGGAACTGCAGGTCCAAAGCCAACACTGACGCTCTCTTAGGGTTCCTTTGTAGATTAAACCAAAAGCACAAACTTCTGCCTTGTGTCCCGGCCGAGACCCAGGGTCGCAGGCTTTGAGGTTTTACAAACACATTCTggaactctctttctctctctccttctctctctctttctctctctccttctctctctctctctgtgctttcaTTCTTTCCATCCACAGGGTAGCCTAACTAACACATGGGCGCTTAACACTTCATACAGATTTCAGTGTTACTTCCCTTTGTCTTCACGAGGACATTGGAAATGCCATCATTCAGTTCAGTTACAGATTAAACCGTGattgaaacaaacaaaatacactGAC
This is a stretch of genomic DNA from Sardina pilchardus chromosome 19, fSarPil1.1, whole genome shotgun sequence. It encodes these proteins:
- the LOC134066321 gene encoding transcription factor 21 isoform X1, with protein sequence MSTGSLSDAEDVHELPVLQLNAQSRRPTRDMTSESLLHSRDNSEEEFCIDDSCEGKSKRPKTSANGKGKNQSDGRQTQRNAANARERSRMRVLSKAFSRLKTTLPWVPADTKLSKLDTLRLASSYISHLRQLLQEDRYENSFVHPVNLTWPFMVSGRPEDSKEIATAARLCGATA
- the LOC134066321 gene encoding musculin isoform X2, producing the protein MTSESLLHSRDNSEEEFCIDDSCEGKSKRPKTSANGKGKNQSDGRQTQRNAANARERSRMRVLSKAFSRLKTTLPWVPADTKLSKLDTLRLASSYISHLRQLLQEDRYENSFVHPTWPFMVSGRPEDSKEIATAARLCGATA